Genomic window (Vigna radiata var. radiata cultivar VC1973A chromosome 1, Vradiata_ver6, whole genome shotgun sequence):
TCTGTGGTTTAATTTTGTATGAGAATGATATCACTCTTATCATATCTCCATTATtttgtttacttattttttgTATTGAGAAACATgagattttaatattatgattaatgtaaaatgacaattgattttttataataaaagtcatttatgataaaagttttattactttgatagaaaacattttgatgatgatactcttatcatattttcattattttgtttaccTAATTTTTGTATTCAGAAACGTGaaatattatgattaatataaaatgataaatgattttttataataagtaaaaattttattactttgatataaaatattttagataattaGTGAACGTTATCGGCTTACATTAATGTTGGTGATGACAATAGTTTCTTGATAGTTGTGGAAGTCATTAGATAGcatgataattaatatattttcaaggAATACAAATCTCATAttgttttacatttattataatattatttcatatttaattataaaacttttatctagcacatgaaaacaaataagtaagtcaatgaaaataatacaacaagtcacaaattaattaaaaattagataactgatatttaacataaaaattttaaaaaatttagtttaaaatgaaTTGGATAGGAACTCTATCAAGATATAGAtcatttagaaataaaaaaatgtttaataaatcttgttttaaaatttaacaaagtaacattaaataatgtttatatcaattacaataattagttttaaattgtaataattagtctttattagctaatttttgtatatttacttttcctttatttaatttaattgtcagtgttaaatatcatttattatgattgatattataataattgatattaaaatatcaattattataattgttattacaataattgatattaaattggtatagtttatttccttttaactcTTTCAAATTGTGTTATCAagttgtatatttatactattgtaatccaatgatcaaatcaattcatttcaaatactttCTATATGGTATCAGCCTAAAACGATCATCTtcgtttctttgttttttttttcctcaacacAGGACATCgctccttcctttctttttgccTCCCATGACCAACAACAACTCTTCATCTATTAGCAACCCTCATGAGCCATCAAAACCATTCACTTGCATCACCCTTAGCATGTCACCAAGCTTCTACCCTTAAATTACCTCACTTGTAAACTTCAAGTTGAAGCTCTTCTTGATGGCTATGATCTTCTCAAATATCCAGATGGATCCTTTCCTGTGCTGTCGATGACGATCTCCACCACCAGTGTACCCCAAACTCCAAATCCTGCTTATCAAACCTAGCGTCGACAGGACCGTCTTATATACGGTGCTCTCCTCACCACTCTCTCCCCTGAAGTGGCATCCCTGGTGTCTCAAACAACGACATCACATGATCTCTGGACTCTTCTCCAGCGCACCTATGCCAAGGCATCTCGTAGCCACCTCAAGCAGTTAAAGGAGCGTCTCCACACGGCGTCCAAAGGTACCCAGTCCATCACCACCTACATGCCTTCTCTGAAGCAAACTGTAGATCTCCTTGCCTCACTCGGCTCTCCTGTCTCCGTTGAAGACATGACTGACCATGTCTTGCGTGGCCTCGACGATGGTTATAGAGCTGTCATTGACGGCGTCAATGCAAGGGACACTCCCATTCTTTTTGATGACCTCCTCGAGAAGCTTCTAATTCAAGAACTCTCCCTTGTTGCTGCTCAACGGCAGGTTCCTGCTCCCATGACAGCCTTGAATGCACAGACTCGACCCAACCATTATGATAAAACTCGATCTAGACAATTTTTTGCATCATCATCCTCACGCCCTGGCAATCACAAACCGTTTCTTGGTCGGTGTCAATGGTGCAATGTCAAGGGCCATGTTCTGTCTCAGTGTCACACCTTCAAGCAGCAACACCCTGGTATCCCAATGCCTCCTCGTTCCTCCTCTGCTAACCCTAGACAGGTTCAGGTTCATACTGCAACCGTTGACActtctcaaaataattttttggttgATAGTGGAGCGACGCATCACGTCACCAATGATCTTGACAATCTAGCGCTTCATCATCCGTACACGGGTCCAGACTCATTATTTATGGGCAACGGTTCAGGTTTAAACATCACTCATTCTGGAACACTTTTACTTAATGATTTATCCCTCTCCTACACTTTGTGTGTTCCTTCCATGCAACAAAAAATCATTTCTGTCTCTCAACTCACCAAACAAACTAACTCTGCTGTTGTTTTCTTGCCAAACTCTTTTTATGTTAAGAACTTGCAGACAGGTCAAATAACCCATAATGGCTCATGTGTGGATGGACTTTATCTCTGGCCAGCCAACTCTCCGTCAGTCCACTCTGTCCGCACAGACTCCTCTGCTTCATGGCACCATAGACTTGGGCATCCCTCCTCTTCTATCTTCACATTTATTCAGCAACATTTTTCTTTGGGTTCAAATAAATTCCAGCAATCAGATTGCAACTCAtgtcaaattaataaaagtcaTAAACTTCCTTTCAATGAATCCACTCTTAAATCATCTTATCCTTTGGAAATAATTTTCTCTGATGTATGGACTTCCCCTATTTTATCCATTGATGGTCTTCGCTACTATTGCATGTTTGTTGATCATTTTACTCGTTATATTTGGCTATATCCGATAAAACGTAAATCTGATGTGCAAACTCTGTTTCCCAAATTTAAGTCGCTTGTTGAAAATTTCTTTCATCGCAACATCAAAATTTTTTACACGGATAATGGTGGTGAATATATTGGTCTTCGTCCGTTTTTAAGCACTCATGGAATAAGTCATCACACCACCCCACCTCATACACCTGAACACAATGGAATTTCCGAACGCCGGAATCGNNNNNNNNNNNNNNNNNNNNNNNNNNNNNNNNNNNNNNNNNNNNNNNNNNNNNNNNNNNNNNNNNNNNNNNNNNNNNNNNNNNNNNNNNNNNNNNNNNNNNNNNNNNNNNNNNNNNNNNNNNNNNNNNNNNNNNNNNNNNNNNNNNNNNNNNNNNNNNNNNNNNNNNNNNNNNNNNNNNNNNNNNNNNNNNNNNNNNNNNNNNNNNNNNNNNNNNNNNNNNNNNNNNNNNNNNNNNNNNNNNNNNNNNNNNNNNNNNNNNNNNNNNNNNNNNNNNNNNNNNNNNNNNNNNNNNNNNNNNNNNNNNNNNNNNNNNNNNNNNNNNNNNNNNNNNNNNNNNNNNNNNNNNNNNNNNNNNNNNNNNNNNNNNNNNNNNNNNNNNNNNNNNNNNNNNNNNNNNNNNNNNNNNNNNNNNNNNNNNNNNNNNNNNNNNNNNNNNNNNNNNNNNNNNNNNNNNNNNNNNNNNNNNNNNNNNNNNNNNNNNNNNNNNNNNNNNNNNNNNNNNNNNNNNNNNNNNNNNNNNNNNNNNNNNNNNNNNNNNNNNNNNNNNNNNNNNNNNNNNNNNNNNNNNNNNNNNNNNNNNNNNNNNNNNNNNNNNNNNNNNNNNNNNNNNNNNNNNNNNNNNNNNNNNNNNNNNNNNNNNNNNNNNNNNNNNNNNNNNNNNNNNNNNNNNNNNNNNNNNNNNNNNNNNNNNNNNNNNNNNNNNNNNNNNNNNNNNNNNNNNNNNNNNNNNNNNNNNNNNNNNNNNNNNNNNNNNNNNNNNNNNNNNNNNNNNNNNNNNNNNNNNNNNNNNNNNNNNNNNNNNNNNNNNNNNNNNNNNNNNNNNNNNNNNNNNNNNNNNNNNNNNNNNNNNNNNNNNNNNNNNNNNNNNNNNNNNNNNNNNNNNNNNNNNNNNNNNNNNNNNNNNNNNNNNNNNNNNNNNNNNNNNNNNNNNNNNNNNNNNNNNNNNNNNNNNNNNNNNNNNNNNNNNNNNNNNNNNNNNNNNNNNNNNNNNNNNNNNNNNNNNNNNNNNNNNNNNNNNNNNNNNNNNNNNNNNNNNNNNNNNNNNNNNNNNNNNNNNNNNNNNNNNNNNNNNNNNNNNNNNNNNNNNNNNNNNNNNNNNNNNNNNNNNNNNNNNNNNNNNNNNNNNNNNNNNNNNNNNNNNNNNNNNNNNNNNNNNNNNNNNNNNNNNNNNNNNNNNNNNNNNNNNNNNNNNNNNNNNNNNNNNNNNNNNNNNNNNNNNNNNNNNNNNNNNNNNNNNNNNNNNNNNNNNNNNNNNNNNNNNNNNNNNNNNNNNNNNNNNNNNNNNNNNNNNNNNNNNNNNNNNNNNNNNNNNNNNNNNNNNNNNNNNNNNNNNNNNNNNNNNNNNNNNNNNNNNNNNNNNNNNNNNNNNNNNNNNNNNNNNNNNNNNNNNNNNNNNNNNNNNNNNNNNNCGCGCCTGGTATACGGAGCTTCGAGTGTTTTTACTCTCTCTTGGCTTTGTCAATTCAACTGCGGATGCATCTCTCTTCATCTATCAAAAATCAGGTTCCACActatatttattagtatatgttgatgacatcatTGCCACTGGGAGTTCCTCTACAGAGTTGTCCAACCTTATATCTACCCTTGCTGCTCGATTTTCACTGAAAgaccttggttgtcttaactATTTCTTGGGCGTCGAAGTAATTCCTTCCACTACAGGACTATTTCTTTCACAAAGGAAATACATCACTGATCTTCTCCATAAATCAGGCATGGCTAACACCAAACCAGCATCCACTCCCTTGTCTGCCAGTGCTCAATTACTCAAGGATTTAGGTGATCTCCTACCTTGCCCAACTGAGTATCGTGCACTCGTGGGAAGTCTTCAATACTTAAGTCTTACTCGCCCGGACATCGCCTTCAGCACCAACAAACTTGNGCAGTTCATGCAACACCCCAGAACGANGCATTGGTCTGCCCTCAAACGGGTGCTCCGTTATTTGGCGGGCTCTTGCAACAAAGGTATCTTCATCTCGGCAACTGNTCCACTAACATTTCATGCTTACTCCGATGCAGATTGGGCGGGTGATAAGGATGATTATATCTCTACCACTGGTTATTTGTTGTATCTTGGTAGCACTTCCATCTCTTGGAGCTCCCGAAAACAACGCTTTCTTGCTCGTTCCTCAACTGAAGCAGAATACAAAGCCTTGGCTGACACAGCCAGTGAACTTCTATGGGTCTTATCCTTGTTCACTGAACTTAGTCACATGCCCACAACCAATCCAGTTATTTATTGTGACAATCTTGGTGCCACAACTCTGAGTGCTAATCCTGTTTTTCACTCTCGGATGAAACATATAGCCTTAGCCTAtcattttgttcgtgaaaaTGTTCAAAAAGGCAAGTTTCGGGTTTCCTTTGTGTCTACTGATGATCAACTTGCTGACATACTTTCTATAGTTTATAGCCTAAATTATCTAAAGAATATGTTTGACAAAAACAATGTTAAATATGTGAATAAAATCGTTTATGTTGAGTATGGATAATATTTCATACAATTGATAAATAGTACCTaacaaaaatgtatttaatattttaacttgttTAATACAAAGCTTTTATTAAATGATGCACTTTGTAAACACTATATTACtcaaaagaatataattatacGCTAAAAAACTTAATACACTAAACTTTTCTAAACACTCTACAATGTTTATATCATTAAATACATGTAAGTTTGTATTCGTTTGTttgttgtattttgtttctCATTATCTGTGGAGATTATGACAACACAAAGCTTTGTTTAAAAGTCTATATAAAATCTAAAAGATGTTAATAGATGAAAAAACATTCTTAGAATGTTTCCTTAATGCTTTTTACTATAAGGAAGTCGTACACGTCACCTTTGTAAAAAACATTATTGTTTTAAAGCTACCTAGCACTTGACTTTGTACGTGAGATATACTTACTCAACTCTCCCTAAGTAATAGATTTTTAtcgaagaaaactataaaaagaaaactatagaAAGAAGACTAGATgaagagaagaatgaaagaatttattattgactcttaaaattattcttgtctaataccttttttatttaagaaaagattATACAATTCTTCAGATTTTATTGTATTGAAAATATACTTTCATTAAACTAAAGAATGAATAAAACATAGTTTGaatgaactagtataaaaacaaaattttctttcttgttttttttttacgttcTCAAACTCTATTCATATTTATGCTTAATACATATATACcaaaagatttttaaaactCTATTAAACTCCCTTATAgaacttgtatttttaacttaattaaaaatatcttatcttatattaaatttaaaacttaattaaacatacatttaatttatataaatgataattatttaaaaatgaaaattaaatataaaattatatagaaaaatatatttaaagcagaatttaaatatattatttcttcaaaaagaaaatatttataatattttgcctgtgaaatattatatatgtatatatatatatatatatattttatatttataaatatgactACTTTATagcaatatttatatttttttagtcaaagaaaattctgcaaaattttatttttttgaatttgtatCTTCTCTCCTTCATTTGTTGATCAATTAATAAGATCACGGAGAAGAAATGTAAgtgaaaggaaaatgaaagtGAAAGGTAAAGCAGTGATGCACAGCTTGGCACTTCCATCTGTGTTGCTCACCTTCACTTCactattattgtaattatttttttacctttttcaattttctctctCAGTCTCTGTCTTCAGTTTTTTaatgatagagaaaaaaaaattgactatCTCTATCAAAACCTTGTCTTCATGCAATTTCCCAATGTGGGTCCCATTGGcttcaaaatgttttttcactAATAGTTCCTGtgtatgatataatataataaagtcttataaaatgtttgtattgcaactttttataaaattatatgagcgcaataaaattaataaaaaataaattaaaacaaaaatattaattacttaataaaaaatataaatataagatttcATAGTTAAAATATGTTTGGTAAGACCAATAAAGTAATCAGTGTCTTATTTGAGTAGTTACAAGCTAGTTTAAtcaatgtaataatattttacagcgatagtaaattagttttactttataaagttgtaatttataagcaataagttattttagcttttagttaataatttctattattatttatgttttattttttctacatAGTATTGcttatttactataatttttaGTACATGTTagattgttttttaatttatgtactAAACTTTTAGtatttgttagattttttttaaaatttatatgtagattaaattaaaaaagttaataaaatttcattatatatatatatatatatatatatatatatatatatatatattgagtaAAAATTATACACAAAAAAATCACGTAAAagaatttcacatttttttaaaatttaatcaatattcATTATATGAActcatttatataaaacttctcaacatcaaaataacatatgcaacttttaaaaaataaatatttttttttaaaacttatatacaaatttaattattttaaaaggtataaattataactaaataataaaaaattatttaaaaatgcaaattttattcatatattaaattttttgaaattatatattatactcttttacatttattaatcaacttataaaatatttttaatataataatttaataaattaagttatcagttgaaatgtataaattaaaaatttatggaaGCCACCAATATCTTAGACAAACTTCTTCTCaactatttttctcttaattttttataagtcttggcattaaatttaaatgataaacaataattaaataatttattcagtAAATGTATCATTCAATAATAAATCACTATATGTAATATGTTTTATCCTTctcataaaaaactaattatcccaaaatcatatcaatattaattatcaatttattttataacctTCATAACCACTTCATTAATGGACGTAACTGTCCCAATataaattcttcattttttttagtgagAATCCAAagtatttttacaatttttttttttaaattaactactAGGAAACTGATTATTGTTTAAATCGCACtaaaataaatctattaatTTCTTTCCAAAATTGTGAACATAATTGATCACAAACTAATTTTCCTTATCATTCCATAATAATgtattttgctatttttttcaCAAGTTCAACTGAATTGTCAACTAAATCACTTGTAAAAGACATGATTTTTATTCacaaataagaattttttttaataaatatgaattgaaaaaaatgtgtgaaagaaagatacattattatataatataacagcagtttttttttttaatatttacaccTCCAATGAAGTGAAagtcaattaataataataaatgatgaaacagcaacaaaaaataatggtgaaaattattaaaagtgagaaaaatggGTAACGCCTTCTTCATGGAGGTGGTGAATTTCAGAGATTTCACATTCACTGGCCGAAGAAGGGTTTCTGGTCACACAACACCAACATTGCAAACCCGtgtctctttcttctttcttcaacaGTGCTCTGTTctgttgtttttttctctctctttctttctctctctattatattttatttttaacttcttttatttaCCCAAAAAACCAAACCTGCAATTTCCGAACCCGAAATCCTCCGTCTTTCAATCACCTTTCTTATTTCTAGCGGAGGGTTCTTAACGCGCTACACCCAAATCGTGGGAGTCTCGGATTTTGACCCTTCAATCGCTGAATCGAACTACCTTTCAGCGGTGGGGTCGTTTGGGATAATTGAACGCGTTGGTGAGATGAGAAGAACTTGCATGTTTTGGGTTTGCAAAGAGTTATTATAGGAAGGAGTTGTTGCAGCagagcttcttcttcttctttttaatgGCAGGGAAGCGCGTTTATGAAGCATGGAAAGGAAGTAATGTAATattctttctctgttttttttttctttgttgataTAGCTTGTTGTGTTTGATGTGTTAAATGGGTATGTCGTGGATTTGCTTTTGGGAGTTAGGAAGTGTTGTTTTCtgacatttattattttagatatttaaagGGGTTAGTGGGTTTGAACTTTGAATTTCTGCTGCTGCTGTTGGTTGAACATTGAAATTGTGAATGAGGATagaggaaataaaataactatggATTCAGAATTTATGAGGTGGGCGTGTGTGGAGTTCGTGAAGGGAGGTTTTatgttttgagatttttttaacATCTAATGGGCTGTATCCCGTGGTTTGTCTTTGTAACgggtgagaaagcatgattttGTGAGTGCAAATGGATAGGGCATTGATGGTGGTTCCTTGGAAGAGTCTCTTGAAACAAGAATTCAATGTCATTAATAACTGGTCTTGGCTGGCTGTAGCTGGTTTTCTGTTTAGAGTTTTGTACATTTCAGTGAAGGAAAGATGCATGAAAATGTGAATCGATGCTTGAGGCTCGTGTGTCTTAGTTAGGTCAAAGAGAAAGTTTGAGCTGGGCGACTTGATTATAGGTAAATGAGAGATggagatatataatttttgcaccctttttttattgttcatgATGATAGGTTTtgtcacaatttttttcttgttgtgGCTTGAAAGTTGAAAATGAGTTGAAttgaagttataaaaaattagtcTAGAAGTACAATATTTGGTATTTAGGAACAGGTGTGTCTGTTCATGTAGAGCTGCTGGAGTGGGATTATTTGCTTTATGAAGTGTGGAAACATTAAATGAGCTGTGTTGTATGTTTTCTGTAAGCCTTGTCTtgtcttgtttgtttgtgtgagtAAGCCTGACTTTGTAAGCAAACTGATGGAGTGTTGATAGTGGTTCATTGGAGGACGTAGTTGAAAGGATAATTTAATGTGGTTGTTTAACTTTGTGCCATCTCCCAGGTTAATGATACAGCTGCAGCTTGTTTTGTACTTCCTATTTGTAATAGGGGAAAGATGCATGAAGCTATACATTAGTTTTGAGTTCTCTTGGTTAATTTGAAGCACTATCCTCAACTTGTTGAGATACTTTGTCTCATGGACAAAGGAGTTTTAATTTTAcagtttttttcttgttttatttctGTCTTCTAAATGTGGTGCATGTTCAGTTTTGGTTTTATGGAATTCAAGAAGATATGAAGTATCATGAACTTGAGCTTGTTTGTGAttgattttctatatttatctttttatggtaGTTTCCATtcatatacaacaaaaattgtCTTAGCTAGGGTTGAATTACAATCACTGTATTGCATCATCTTTATGTCGAATGAAATtcatatgaatatattttatctgTTTCTGTCCTTGAGATAGTGCTAAGCAACTATCCTTTTTGGGTAATAAAGTATCACAGGAGAGAGGCCAACAACCTCAGCTCCATGAGAACCAAAATCCTTGGGGGGACTTTCTCTAAGAAACCTCAATTCACTTGTAGTGTCTAGGTGTCCTGTTCGGAAACCTTTTTCTTTGGACAGCAATTGTATTGCCGTATTGTGTGATTTATGTGTTcagaatcatattttattagtttatcaaTTCGTGTTCGATCTGGTTGATCCACATGCTATACTGCACTTTTTCTCGTCACTTTTGTTATATGCTTATATTGGGATTTTGGGCTGGGCTTCACATGTGGTCCAACTTTAAAACCTTATGATATGCAACCAGGAATTTTGATGGAGATTAGGAATGTGACTATAATGAATATTTCCAACAGAAGCCACTCTAAACCTTAAATTGTTATGATTGGCAATAATTATccatatttctttcttttttttggttaaaattgCTAATATAGTGTCCACCACAGAAGTTCACTTTTATAAgaccttttgtttctttttacaattaatgttcttcttattaattttagttgtaACCATATAAGTTTTAAGTTTGatcactaatattttttatatggttCCTTGTAAGACACCCCCTAATGCATAAGCCTTTTGGGCTTGAAGCATTGACAATGCTTTGACCCACTTTTCCTTAtactgaaatttaattttattaaggaGAATGTGAGCAGCAAGTATGACATGTTGATCACTTCAACAAAGACTTTCCTTACCATGTTAAGGACAATGGGCCAACTCTTCCACAGGCTTAAGCTATTAGGTGGATGCCAAGGAATGTTGTAAATCTCTTGTAGGATAATGTTAGAAACTAAAAGTAGGGTTTGCAGGAAAACACTTCAGATGAGTTTGAATACCAATCCAAATCCTTGTTATTGAAAAGAACATGCAATTGAGCCAGTCAATGTAAAGATTTTAGTTCCAGAACTCATGTAATCAGATAGCAATACAGAGATGCTAAATGATAAAAGAGATCATGCAACAAAGGGAAGATAATCCCAGTTATGATCCAAACCTCTAGTAGGAGATTGTTATATTGTTTTCCAATTATTGGAATGAGTTATATGGAAAACTCTGCATTCTGAATTACCAATCAATTTGTTCACCTGTTGAATCCAAAACTTTAGTAGGAGAGGATAATATTATTTTCGTTCCAATTATAGAAATGAGTCATTTGAGGTCATTGATGGTTTCTGGtaatttagttcaccattaaaCTCCACTAAGATAGTCATGAACAGGCTTACCCAAATTTCCCCCTTAAGAAGAGCTTTTGGAAGTAAGTACAGTTTTCAAAGACAAAGCTAACAAAGGTTTTCTATTGATGGATCATAGCACTTGTAGCCTGGAGTAGAATAGCCAatgaaaacacatttaacaATCAGAGGTTCTTAATTGCTTGAAGGATGGGATGAGTGTATATAGATGATACAACCAAATACTCAGAGACCAGAACTCTGTTCTGAGAGGTGTTATGATTATGAAAGAAACCACCCTTCTCAATATTCTATTTATGAGATAGATATCATATTGC
Coding sequences:
- the LOC111241502 gene encoding uncharacterized protein LOC111241502, with amino-acid sequence MTISTTSDRLIYGALLTTLSPEVASLVSQTTTSHDLWTLLQRTYAKASRSHLKQLKERLHTASKGTQSITTYMPSLKQTVDLLASLGSPVSVEDMTDHVLRGLDDGYRAVIDGVNARDTPILFDDLLEKLLIQELSLVAAQRQVPAPMTALNAQTRPNHYDKTRSRQFFASSSSRPGNHKPFLGRCQWCNVKGHVLSQCHTFKQQHPGIPMPPRSSSANPRQVQVHTATVDTSQNNFLVDSGATHHVTNDLDNLALHHPYTGPDSLFMGNGSGLNITHSGTLLLNDLSLSYTLCVPSMQQKIISVSQLTKQTNSAVVFLPNSFYVKNLQTGQITHNGSCVDGLYLWPANSPSVHSVRTDSSASWHHRLGHPSSSIFTFIQQHFSLGSNKFQQSDCNSCQINKSHKLPFNESTLKSSYPLEIIFSDLRVFLLSLGFVNSTADASLFIYQKSGSTLYLLVYVDDIIATGSSSTELSNLISTLAARFSLKDLGCLNYFLGVEVIPSTTGLFLSQRKYITDLLHKSGMANTKPASTPLSASAQLLKDLGDLLPCPTEYRALVGSLQYLSLTRPDIAFSTNKLXQFMQHPRTXHWSALKRVLRYLAGSCNKGIFISATXPLTFHAYSDADWAGDKDDYISTTGYLLYLGSTSISWSSRKQRFLARSSTEAEYKALADTASELLWVLSLFTELSHMPTTNPVIYCDNLGATTLSANPVFHSRMKHIALAYHFVRENVQKGKFRVSFVSTDDQLADILSIVYSLNYLKNMFDKNNVKYVNKIVYVEYG